The Aquarana catesbeiana isolate 2022-GZ unplaced genomic scaffold, ASM4218655v1 unanchor236, whole genome shotgun sequence genome window below encodes:
- the LOC141121977 gene encoding uncharacterized protein produces MELPNTRNPPERCFHPLYSRDSTQEGHTIPHCYKSGDPIDIEFEVKAEEEDRHVRDDQQSMEEDGITGTFIEEDTPTEISTVDGREMRKTSEDCLTLSPDCKVEDEDITQYSPGENPTTSNVHPAPHSVDGPSYSSYPEEPQTVRDGAVLPTEKSFSCTECGKCFHSKSNLIVHIRSHTGEKPYSCPECRKCFSQKSHLSIHQRSHTGEKPYSCPECRKCFSDKSYLYRHQKSHTGEKLYSCPECRKCFSDKSHLYRHQKSHTGEKPYSCPECGKCFSVKSDLNKHQRSHTGEKPYSCAECRKCFSRKFDLSTHQRSHTGEKPYSCPECGKCFSVKSKLYTHQRYHTGEKPYSCPECGKCFSLKSCLYTHQRSHTGERPYSCPECGKCFSQKSHLNTHRKSHTGEKPYCCPECGKCFSVKFSLYTHQRSHTGEKPYSCPECGKCFSQKSHLSTHQRSHTGGEAVFLS; encoded by the exons ATGGAGCttcctaataccaggaacccaccagagagatgtttccatcctctgtattcccgggattccacacaagaaggtcacaccatccctcactgttacaag agtggagatccaatcgatatagaatttgaagttaaagcagaagaagaagacaggcatgtgagggatgatcagcagtctatggaggaggatggaataacggggacatttatagaggaggacactcctactgagatcagtacag tagatggacgggagatgaggaaaacctcagaggattgtctcactttgtctccagactgtaaagtagaagatgaggacatcacacagtatagtccaggagaaaacccgactacctcaaatgtccatccggcaccacacagtgtagatggaccatcgtattcctcttatcctgaggaacctcagactgtgagggacggtgccgtccttccaacagagaagagcttttcctgtactgagtgcgggaagtgtttccattctaaatccaATCTTATTGTACAtataagatctcacacgggggagaagccgtattcctgtcctgagtgcaggaaatgtttttcacagaagtcccatctttccatacatcagagatctcacacaggggagaagccttattcctgtcctgagtgcaggaaatgtttttcagataagtcctatctttacagacatcagaaatctcacacaggggagaagctgtattcctgtcctgagtgcaggaaatgtttttcagataagtcccatctttacagacatcagaaatctcacacgggggagaagccgtattcctgtcctgagtgtgggaaatgtttttcagtgaagtccgatcttaacaaacatcagagatctcacacgggggagaagccatattcctgtgctgagtgcaggaaatgtttttcaaggaaattcgatctttccacacatcagagatctcacacgggggagaagccgtattcttgtcctgagtgcgggaaatgtttttcagtgaagtccaaactttacacacatcaaagatatcacacgggggaaaagccgtattcctgtcctgagtgcggaaaatgtttttcactaaagtcctgtctttacacacatcagagatctcacacaggagagaggccatattcctgtcctgagtgcgggaaatgtttttcacagaagtcgcATCTTAACACACATCGgaaatctcacacaggggagaagccgtattgctgtcctgagtgcgggaaatgtttttcagtgaagtttagtctttacacacatcagagatctcacacgggggagaagccgtattcctgtcctgagtgcgggaaatgtttttcacagaagtcccatctttccacacatcagagatctcacacagggggagaagctgtattcctgtcctga